The following are encoded in a window of Bradyrhizobium guangdongense genomic DNA:
- a CDS encoding type II toxin-antitoxin system RelE/ParE family toxin: MSGRGKRRIYRDTLVQAIGALAEGPEVAGSKSRDEIAPGLRTLHIARRGRRGSHFLMYRVGPESMIEVVRILHDRMDLQRHIPTDDGSA, encoded by the coding sequence ATTTCGGGCCGCGGCAAGCGCCGCATCTATCGAGATACGCTCGTTCAAGCGATTGGCGCACTCGCCGAGGGCCCGGAGGTCGCAGGGTCCAAATCCCGTGACGAGATCGCGCCGGGCCTTCGCACGCTCCACATTGCACGGCGCGGTCGACGCGGAAGCCACTTCCTCATGTACCGTGTCGGGCCCGAGAGCATGATCGAGGTCGTGCGCATCCTCCATGACAGAATGGATCTTCAGCGCCACATCCCGACCGACGACGGCAGCGCGTGA
- a CDS encoding type II toxin-antitoxin system ParD family antitoxin, translating to MPTRNVVLTKRQQELIEALVESGRYQNASEVLREGLRLVEQREAEDAGKLKALRAAARLGIGSLERGEFKEFRTIEDLQSYLTDLSEKVISGTVE from the coding sequence ATGCCGACGAGAAACGTTGTGCTGACGAAACGTCAACAGGAACTCATTGAAGCGCTCGTCGAGTCCGGCCGCTACCAGAACGCCAGCGAGGTGCTGCGGGAAGGACTGCGACTGGTGGAGCAACGCGAGGCCGAGGATGCCGGCAAGCTCAAGGCGTTGCGTGCCGCGGCTCGACTCGGCATCGGGTCATTGGAGCGAGGCGAATTCAAGGAATTCAGGACGATCGAGGACCTGCAATCCTATCTGACTGATCTCTCGGAGAAGGTCATCTCCGGAACAGTCGAATAA
- a CDS encoding aminotransferase class V-fold PLP-dependent enzyme yields MTLTDTISSNRRSILKGLAAAAMAPLASPAMAAEALSPAPAGSAADIAMDKAYWADVKRLYAVTPDIVNFENGYWGIMAEPVRREFIRQSDMINFQNAYYARQRVGADFEAVRAKVAEAVGAAPEEIALTRGATEALQLLIGGYNRLKPGDAVLYADLDYDSMQYAMNSLKARRGVDVVKFDIPEPATRQAVLDAYARAIEANPKARLLLLTHVSHRTGFVMPVAEIARMAKARGIDTIVDAAHSWGQIDFHVNDLESDFVGFNLHKWIGAPLGVGFLYIRKDRLAAIDRAMGDEDFAETDIRSRVHTGTVNFATVLSVPAAVALHQQIGAAAKQARLRYLRDYWVSRARGFRDIEILTPDEVGSYGAITSFRLAGRTGKADNEAIVAKLRDNHKIMTVRRAGVAKGQCIRVTPALFTDEADLDRLVEALAVVTGTKTG; encoded by the coding sequence ATGACTCTCACTGACACGATTTCGTCCAACCGCCGGTCGATCCTGAAAGGCCTCGCGGCCGCGGCGATGGCCCCGCTGGCGTCGCCCGCGATGGCGGCCGAAGCCCTGTCGCCGGCGCCGGCCGGATCGGCGGCCGACATCGCCATGGACAAGGCCTATTGGGCTGACGTCAAGCGGCTCTATGCCGTGACGCCTGATATCGTCAATTTCGAGAACGGCTATTGGGGCATCATGGCCGAACCGGTGAGGCGCGAGTTCATCCGCCAGTCCGACATGATCAACTTTCAAAACGCCTATTACGCGCGGCAGCGCGTCGGCGCGGATTTCGAGGCGGTGCGCGCCAAGGTCGCGGAGGCGGTCGGTGCCGCGCCTGAGGAGATCGCGCTGACGCGAGGGGCGACCGAAGCGCTGCAGCTCCTGATCGGCGGCTACAACAGGCTCAAGCCCGGCGATGCCGTGCTCTACGCCGACCTCGACTATGATTCGATGCAATATGCGATGAATTCGCTGAAGGCGCGCCGTGGCGTCGACGTCGTCAAATTCGACATTCCGGAGCCGGCCACGCGTCAAGCGGTCCTCGACGCTTATGCCCGCGCCATCGAGGCGAACCCGAAAGCGCGGCTGCTCCTGCTGACCCATGTCAGCCATCGCACCGGCTTCGTCATGCCCGTCGCCGAGATCGCCCGTATGGCAAAGGCGAGAGGTATCGATACCATCGTCGATGCCGCGCATTCCTGGGGCCAGATCGATTTCCACGTCAACGATCTCGAATCCGATTTCGTCGGGTTCAATCTGCACAAATGGATCGGCGCGCCGCTCGGTGTGGGCTTCCTCTACATCCGGAAGGACCGCCTCGCCGCCATCGACCGCGCCATGGGCGACGAGGACTTTGCAGAGACCGACATCCGCTCGCGCGTTCACACCGGCACCGTCAATTTCGCCACGGTGCTGTCGGTGCCGGCGGCTGTCGCGCTGCATCAGCAGATCGGCGCCGCGGCCAAGCAGGCCCGCCTGCGCTATTTGCGCGACTATTGGGTGAGCCGCGCCCGCGGCTTCAGGGATATCGAAATCCTGACCCCGGATGAGGTGGGCTCCTACGGTGCGATCACGTCGTTTCGTCTCGCCGGCAGGACCGGCAAGGCCGACAACGAGGCGATCGTGGCGAAGCTGCGGGACAACCACAAGATCATGACGGTGCGCCGCGCCGGCGTCGCCAAGGGCCAGTGCATCCGCGTGACGCCGGCGCTGTTCACCGACGAAGCCGATCTCGACCGCCTCGTCGAGGCGCTGGCCGTCGTGACCGGGACGAAGACCGGATAG
- a CDS encoding sterol desaturase family protein, with the protein MTLLFQVLKFALPTLIVIATLEGLVLALVMRRAYDWRAYLASLADALGREYVVYAIVPLSLAQPLVELAWKHRLFTLPLNGPLAVAVLVIAQDFSYYWFHRCSHRVRWFWATHAIHHSSNDFNLAAAYRFGWTGRLTGAAIFFVPMIWLGFAPGPVFTAASVNLLYQFWLHAEWIPKLGWLEYVLNTPSHHRVHHACNAEYLDRNYGGIFILFDRMFGTFVAERDDLPCRYGLVTPLRSNNPIVIASHEWAALLRDLWRSQSWRDRLACLIGPPRGEASPLAAPVAHDGSR; encoded by the coding sequence ATGACGCTGCTGTTCCAGGTGCTCAAGTTCGCCCTTCCCACCCTGATCGTGATCGCGACGCTGGAAGGGCTGGTTCTGGCGCTGGTGATGCGACGCGCCTACGACTGGCGCGCCTATCTGGCTTCGCTGGCCGACGCGCTCGGCCGGGAGTATGTCGTCTACGCGATTGTGCCGCTCAGCCTGGCGCAGCCGCTGGTCGAACTGGCCTGGAAGCATCGGCTGTTCACCCTGCCGCTGAATGGTCCCTTGGCCGTGGCCGTGCTCGTGATTGCCCAGGATTTCAGCTATTACTGGTTCCATCGCTGCAGCCACCGCGTGCGCTGGTTCTGGGCGACACATGCGATTCACCATTCCTCGAACGACTTCAATCTCGCCGCCGCCTACCGCTTCGGCTGGACCGGGCGGCTGACCGGCGCTGCGATCTTCTTCGTGCCGATGATCTGGCTGGGCTTCGCCCCGGGCCCGGTGTTCACCGCCGCCTCCGTCAATTTGCTCTACCAGTTCTGGCTGCACGCGGAGTGGATTCCGAAGCTGGGCTGGCTGGAATATGTGCTCAACACGCCCTCGCATCATCGCGTGCACCACGCCTGCAACGCAGAATATCTCGACCGCAATTACGGCGGCATCTTCATCCTGTTCGACCGCATGTTCGGCACCTTCGTTGCGGAGCGCGACGATCTGCCGTGCCGCTACGGGCTCGTCACGCCGCTGCGCTCCAACAATCCGATTGTCATTGCGTCTCACGAATGGGCGGCGCTGCTGCGCGATCTCTGGCGTTCGCAGTCCTGGCGTGACCGGCTCGCCTGCCTGATCGGTCCGCCCCGCGGCGAGGCATCGCCCCTCGCGGCACCGGTGGCGCACGATGGGAGCCGATGA
- a CDS encoding AraC family transcriptional regulator → MSTLEAALRGGAVVILLLRAAVAARNARRDPVSRYAALLNASIAAFIVESAPGFGALDLRLRIPVAMVSAGLPAAFWIAMGAMFTDGFRPRWSHALGWLALVALAVMDQFKHPMSVDVARTGLSVIFLLFGAWHAWSGRGIDLVEGRRRLRVWYAAVTVLYALVSIAADWLWPGGLSASSVSLANAAALTALIFLFAVQGSIMTAETQLAPAAVQSRPSAPAFDSQAAPAAGPDSAQLLALQHLLEHDKVFREPDLSIASLSQKLDIPEYRLRHLINRQLGHRNFSAFVNGYRLADAEAALSDPAQAGVPILTIALDAGFGSIGPFNRAFKAQTGLTPSEYRRARLAGAAGAAGPSLAET, encoded by the coding sequence ATGTCGACCCTGGAAGCTGCACTGCGTGGAGGAGCTGTCGTCATCCTTCTTCTCCGCGCGGCCGTCGCCGCTCGCAATGCGCGGCGCGACCCCGTGAGCCGTTATGCCGCGCTGCTGAACGCGAGTATCGCAGCCTTTATCGTCGAGTCCGCACCGGGCTTCGGTGCGCTTGATCTGCGCCTGCGCATTCCGGTTGCAATGGTCAGCGCGGGATTGCCGGCCGCGTTCTGGATCGCCATGGGCGCGATGTTCACCGACGGGTTTCGGCCGCGCTGGTCCCATGCGCTCGGCTGGCTGGCGCTGGTGGCGCTCGCCGTGATGGACCAGTTCAAGCACCCGATGTCCGTCGACGTGGCACGCACCGGCCTGTCGGTGATCTTCCTGCTGTTCGGCGCCTGGCATGCATGGTCGGGGCGCGGAATCGACCTGGTTGAAGGGCGGCGGAGGCTTCGCGTCTGGTACGCTGCCGTCACGGTGCTTTATGCGCTGGTCTCGATCGCGGCGGACTGGCTCTGGCCCGGCGGCCTTTCGGCGAGTTCGGTCAGCCTCGCCAATGCAGCCGCCCTGACGGCGCTGATCTTTCTGTTCGCCGTACAGGGCTCGATCATGACGGCGGAGACGCAGCTGGCGCCCGCCGCCGTACAATCCAGGCCGTCGGCGCCTGCATTCGATTCCCAGGCCGCGCCGGCTGCCGGACCCGATTCGGCGCAACTGTTGGCGCTTCAGCACCTGCTCGAGCACGACAAGGTCTTTCGCGAGCCGGACTTGAGCATCGCGTCCCTGTCGCAAAAGCTCGACATTCCCGAGTACCGGCTGCGACACCTGATCAACCGTCAGCTCGGGCATCGCAATTTCAGCGCCTTCGTCAACGGCTACCGGCTGGCCGACGCCGAGGCCGCGCTGAGCGATCCCGCGCAGGCCGGCGTCCCGATCCTGACCATCGCCCTCGATGCGGGCTTCGGCTCGATCGGCCCGTTCAATCGCGCCTTCAAGGCCCAGACCGGACTGACGCCATCCGAGTATCGGCGGGCGCGGCTTGCCGGCGCGGCAGGAGCCGCCGGGCCGAGTTTGGCCGAGACCTGA
- a CDS encoding DUF1236 domain-containing protein, with amino-acid sequence MKKFMLISAAALLVSTGAMAQTTVTTTTTGAAHGATVQIEPEYRTRIHSYVTEHKIRPVETHEKIVVGSPVPRDVELATVPSDWGPSLTKYRYVYSGSHVMLVDPESRMVVQEVD; translated from the coding sequence ATGAAGAAGTTCATGCTGATTTCAGCCGCCGCGCTGCTCGTGTCGACGGGCGCGATGGCGCAGACCACTGTGACGACGACCACGACCGGCGCGGCGCACGGCGCTACCGTGCAGATCGAGCCGGAGTATCGCACCAGGATCCATTCCTACGTCACCGAGCACAAGATCCGCCCGGTCGAGACGCACGAAAAGATCGTGGTCGGCTCGCCGGTCCCGCGCGACGTCGAGCTCGCGACCGTCCCGAGCGATTGGGGTCCCTCGCTCACCAAGTATCGCTACGTCTATTCCGGCAGCCACGTGATGCTGGTCGATCCGGAATCGCGCATGGTCGTCCAGGAAGTCGACTAA
- a CDS encoding DUF2939 domain-containing protein: MKWLAAALAVVALCLLVYAGTAFVSLAGLVAAARSGDADQVLARTDLPRVRHALVDQLIDAYLRRLGRERPVKPFERLAINTFGASVADDLASKLLTRDNIAVLLQTGTVRGNVEFGSIPPLAEIDVSNIPGIIRRFTLIKPVEFSLRLGASREAGSISMHFAGDGWRLSAVNLPAAVLAKLVERLPTR; this comes from the coding sequence ATGAAGTGGCTCGCCGCCGCGCTCGCCGTCGTGGCGCTGTGTCTGCTCGTCTATGCAGGTACGGCATTCGTGTCTCTTGCCGGGCTGGTCGCGGCTGCGCGCAGCGGCGATGCCGATCAGGTGCTCGCCCGGACCGACCTTCCGCGCGTGCGTCACGCCTTGGTCGATCAGCTCATCGATGCCTATCTGCGTCGCCTCGGACGCGAGCGCCCCGTCAAGCCGTTCGAGCGCCTCGCCATCAACACGTTCGGCGCCAGCGTCGCGGATGACCTCGCAAGCAAGCTGTTGACCCGGGACAACATCGCCGTTCTGCTTCAGACCGGGACGGTGCGAGGCAACGTCGAGTTCGGCAGCATTCCGCCGCTCGCTGAGATCGACGTCTCGAACATACCTGGGATCATCCGGCGCTTCACTCTCATCAAGCCCGTCGAGTTCTCGTTGCGGCTGGGTGCCAGTCGCGAGGCCGGCAGCATCAGCATGCATTTTGCCGGCGATGGCTGGCGGCTGTCGGCGGTTAACCTTCCGGCCGCCGTGTTGGCAAAGCTCGTGGAGCGACTGCCGACGCGCTAG
- a CDS encoding LLM class flavin-dependent oxidoreductase: MKKIGFLSFGHWTPSPQSQTRSAADTLLQSIELAVAAEQLGADGAYFRVHHFARQLASPFPLLAAVGARTSKLEIGTAVIDMRYENPLYMVEDAGSADLIAGGRLQLGISRGSPEQVIDGWRYFGYRPAEGQSDADMGRRHAEVFLDLLRGEGFAEPNPQPMFPNPPGLSRLEPHAQGLRERIWWGAGSNATAVWAAQLGMNLQSSTLKNDETGEAFHVQQAAQIRKFRAAWKEAGHSREPRVSVSRSIFALMDDRDRAYFGGERGGEDQIGFIDPHTRAIFGRSYAAEPDVLIEQLRQDEAIAEADTLLLTIPNQLGVDYCAHAIEAILTHVAPALGWR; this comes from the coding sequence ATGAAAAAGATCGGATTCCTGTCGTTCGGACACTGGACACCCTCGCCGCAATCGCAGACCCGCTCGGCGGCGGATACGCTGCTGCAGTCGATCGAGCTTGCGGTCGCGGCCGAGCAGCTTGGCGCGGACGGCGCCTATTTCCGCGTGCATCATTTCGCGCGGCAGCTGGCCTCGCCCTTCCCGCTGCTCGCGGCGGTCGGTGCCAGGACCAGCAAGCTCGAGATCGGCACGGCCGTGATCGACATGCGCTACGAGAACCCGCTCTACATGGTGGAGGATGCCGGCAGCGCCGATCTCATCGCCGGCGGGCGGCTGCAGCTCGGCATCAGCCGCGGCTCGCCGGAGCAGGTGATCGACGGCTGGCGCTATTTCGGCTATCGCCCGGCCGAAGGCCAGAGCGATGCCGACATGGGGCGGCGCCACGCGGAAGTGTTTCTCGATCTGCTCCGCGGCGAGGGTTTTGCCGAGCCCAATCCGCAGCCGATGTTTCCCAATCCGCCGGGCCTGTCGCGGCTCGAGCCGCATGCGCAAGGCCTGCGCGAACGGATCTGGTGGGGCGCCGGCTCGAACGCGACGGCGGTGTGGGCCGCACAACTCGGCATGAATTTGCAGAGCTCGACGCTGAAGAACGACGAGACCGGCGAAGCCTTTCACGTGCAGCAGGCCGCGCAAATCCGAAAGTTTCGCGCGGCGTGGAAGGAGGCCGGCCACAGCCGCGAGCCCCGCGTCTCCGTCAGCCGCAGCATCTTCGCGCTGATGGACGATCGCGACCGCGCCTATTTCGGCGGCGAGCGCGGCGGCGAAGACCAGATCGGCTTCATCGACCCGCACACCCGCGCGATCTTCGGCCGCTCCTATGCAGCGGAGCCTGACGTGCTGATCGAGCAGCTCAGGCAGGACGAGGCGATCGCCGAGGCCGATACGCTGCTGCTGACGATCCCGAACCAGCTCGGCGTCGATTATTGCGCGCACGCGATCGAGGCGATCCTGACGCATGTCGCGCCGGCGCTGGGGTGGCGGTGA
- a CDS encoding Cj0069 family protein: MNTERRSSSRPSVAILSRGDAVARREATSKTGRFADVFAALDAIGVEAQPAIYDESFADAVREQLLGVDGVLVWVNPIQDGRNRAGLDALLRDVAAQGVWVSAHPDVILKMGTKEVLYRTRAMGWGSDTALYRTVEAMRAGLPARLAAGPRVIKRSRGNGGQGVWKVEQLKTSPMVKVLDATKEASEELTLDDFMRRCAEYFESGSVIDQAFQPRLHEGVVRCYMAGDRCAGFGHHKVKALVESPAARSEAGPRLYTSNADPRFQRLRLMMEDEWTPQLTSLLDIARGDLPAIWDADFMLGPVQPDGSDSYVLGEINVSSVHPYPKEAPAEIARRVADRLRLKT, translated from the coding sequence ATGAACACCGAACGACGATCCTCATCCCGACCAAGCGTTGCCATCCTCTCGCGAGGCGATGCCGTCGCCCGTCGAGAGGCCACCTCGAAAACTGGTCGCTTCGCCGACGTGTTCGCGGCGCTTGATGCCATCGGCGTCGAAGCTCAGCCAGCGATTTACGACGAGAGCTTCGCGGACGCCGTCCGCGAGCAACTGCTCGGAGTGGATGGCGTGCTGGTCTGGGTCAACCCGATCCAGGACGGTCGAAACCGTGCCGGCCTCGACGCCCTGCTGCGCGACGTCGCCGCGCAGGGCGTCTGGGTGAGCGCGCATCCCGATGTCATCCTCAAGATGGGCACGAAGGAAGTCCTCTATCGGACCCGCGCGATGGGCTGGGGATCGGACACGGCGCTGTATCGGACGGTCGAGGCGATGCGTGCCGGGCTGCCGGCGCGGCTTGCTGCCGGCCCGCGCGTCATCAAGCGCAGCCGCGGCAACGGCGGTCAAGGCGTATGGAAGGTCGAACAGCTCAAGACCTCGCCCATGGTGAAAGTGCTGGACGCGACGAAGGAGGCCTCCGAGGAGCTGACGCTGGACGATTTCATGCGGCGCTGCGCGGAGTATTTCGAGAGCGGCAGCGTGATCGATCAGGCATTCCAGCCGCGCCTCCACGAGGGCGTGGTGCGCTGCTACATGGCAGGCGATCGCTGCGCCGGTTTCGGCCATCACAAGGTCAAGGCCCTGGTCGAATCGCCGGCCGCGCGTTCCGAAGCCGGACCGCGGCTCTACACGTCGAACGCGGACCCACGCTTCCAGCGGCTGCGCCTGATGATGGAGGACGAGTGGACGCCGCAGCTGACCTCGCTGCTCGACATCGCGCGCGGTGACCTGCCCGCGATCTGGGACGCGGACTTCATGCTCGGCCCCGTTCAGCCCGACGGCAGCGACAGCTACGTGCTCGGCGAGATCAATGTCAGCTCGGTGCATCCCTATCCGAAGGAGGCGCCGGCGGAGATCGCAAGGCGCGTCGCCGATCGGTTGCGGCTCAAGACTTGA
- a CDS encoding ABC transporter ATP-binding protein, with protein sequence MLTVRALKRLHLCVSFELQGGECVALQGPSGVGKTLLLRSIADLDPNEGAVMLHGRLRETMPAPVWRKQVTYVAAEPGWWSDTVQEHFTAWEDALPLVERLRLPHDCASWPIQRLSTGEKQRLALVRALVLQSRVLLLDEPTSALDAASAGAVEALIAERVVAGTSVIWSTHDDAQARRVGSRVFLMNTGGRIEEKLM encoded by the coding sequence ATGTTGACGGTCCGCGCACTCAAGCGCCTGCACCTCTGCGTGTCGTTCGAGTTGCAGGGCGGCGAATGCGTCGCCCTGCAAGGACCGTCCGGCGTCGGCAAGACCCTGCTGCTCCGCTCCATCGCGGATCTCGATCCCAACGAAGGCGCGGTCATGCTGCACGGGAGGCTGAGGGAAACCATGCCGGCTCCCGTCTGGCGCAAGCAGGTGACGTATGTTGCCGCCGAGCCCGGCTGGTGGTCCGACACGGTGCAGGAGCACTTCACGGCCTGGGAGGATGCGCTGCCGCTGGTCGAACGCTTGCGGCTGCCGCACGACTGCGCCTCCTGGCCGATTCAAAGATTGTCGACGGGCGAGAAACAACGATTGGCGCTCGTGCGCGCGCTCGTGCTGCAATCGCGCGTGCTCCTGCTCGACGAGCCGACCTCGGCACTCGATGCGGCATCGGCTGGGGCGGTGGAAGCCTTGATCGCCGAGCGGGTCGTTGCGGGAACGAGCGTGATCTGGAGTACGCATGACGATGCCCAGGCGCGGAGGGTCGGGTCGCGGGTCTTCCTGATGAACACCGGCGGCAGGATCGAGGAGAAGCTGATGTGA
- a CDS encoding ABC transporter permease — protein sequence MTYIPLAYGDLILPALLVVMDGVLSLALHLKLERQLAVATLRMVIQLVLVGYVLTFLFAAVSPLWTALAAFIMVLFASREIVARQKRRLPGIWSYGLGASCTLLAAGTVTMFALLTQLRPDPWYHPRYALPLLGMILGNTMTGISLGLDVLITGLVRERSAIEACLALGGTRYQAVLPVVRDALRSGFTPIMNSMAAIGLVSLPGMMTGQILAGVAPVDAAKYQLLIMFLIAGGTGLGTLAAVLGGARLLTDQRHRLRLDRISTGEPA from the coding sequence GTGACCTACATCCCCCTTGCTTACGGCGATCTGATCCTGCCCGCGCTCCTCGTCGTCATGGACGGGGTTCTCTCGCTTGCTCTCCACCTCAAGCTCGAGAGGCAGCTGGCCGTCGCCACGCTCAGGATGGTAATCCAGCTCGTGCTGGTCGGATACGTGCTGACCTTCCTGTTTGCCGCCGTCTCGCCGCTCTGGACCGCGCTTGCGGCCTTCATCATGGTCCTGTTCGCCTCGCGCGAGATCGTCGCGCGGCAGAAGCGGCGTCTTCCCGGCATCTGGAGCTACGGCCTCGGCGCGTCATGCACGCTGCTCGCCGCCGGCACCGTGACGATGTTCGCGCTGCTCACGCAGCTGCGCCCGGATCCCTGGTATCACCCCCGCTACGCGCTGCCGCTGCTCGGCATGATCCTGGGCAACACCATGACGGGGATCAGCCTCGGGCTGGACGTCCTGATCACCGGCCTCGTGCGTGAACGCAGTGCCATCGAAGCTTGCCTCGCGCTCGGCGGCACGCGGTATCAAGCCGTGTTGCCGGTCGTCAGGGATGCGCTCCGAAGCGGATTCACGCCGATCATGAACAGCATGGCGGCGATCGGCCTTGTCTCCTTGCCGGGCATGATGACCGGTCAGATTCTCGCCGGTGTCGCGCCGGTCGATGCGGCAAAATATCAGCTCTTGATCATGTTCCTGATCGCGGGCGGAACGGGCTTGGGTACGCTGGCCGCCGTGCTCGGTGGCGCAAGGCTGCTGACGGACCAGCGCCACCGTCTGCGCCTCGATCGCATTTCGACCGGAGAGCCGGCCTGA
- a CDS encoding response regulator has product MMLVDMIEEAGHSVVAEAGDVSRGAALASSAEFDLAILDINLGGDVITPIASTVAGRGKPFFFVSGYGSSGVPDAFKGTPVVIKPCLLVELKAAIDSALS; this is encoded by the coding sequence ATGATGCTGGTCGACATGATCGAAGAGGCGGGGCACTCGGTCGTTGCGGAGGCTGGCGACGTCAGCCGGGGTGCCGCGCTTGCAAGCAGCGCTGAGTTCGATCTCGCAATACTCGACATAAATCTTGGCGGTGACGTGATCACGCCGATCGCCTCAACCGTTGCCGGTCGCGGCAAGCCGTTCTTCTTCGTGAGCGGCTATGGATCGTCGGGAGTCCCTGATGCCTTCAAAGGAACCCCCGTGGTGATAAAGCCGTGTCTGCTGGTTGAGCTCAAGGCCGCGATCGATTCGGCGTTGTCGTAA
- a CDS encoding response regulator — protein sequence MAGQDAATELPIILVVEDEEAIQIIVEEALAEGGFEIEIVKTGEEAITLLKSGLRPYRAVVTDVNLLGRLDGWEIARAAREIDPHFPVVYMTGAAADKWPVLGVPNSILLQKPFAPAQVVAAVSQLLNVGSQQTGPA from the coding sequence ATGGCAGGACAAGACGCGGCTACGGAACTTCCGATCATCCTGGTCGTCGAAGACGAGGAAGCGATCCAGATCATCGTCGAGGAAGCCCTCGCCGAGGGCGGTTTCGAGATCGAAATCGTGAAGACGGGTGAGGAAGCGATTACGCTGCTGAAGAGCGGCCTCAGGCCCTATCGGGCTGTCGTGACCGACGTCAACTTGCTGGGACGTCTTGACGGCTGGGAGATCGCACGAGCTGCCCGTGAGATCGACCCGCATTTTCCCGTGGTTTACATGACCGGCGCGGCCGCCGATAAGTGGCCCGTACTCGGTGTACCAAACAGCATTCTGCTCCAGAAACCATTTGCGCCCGCGCAAGTCGTTGCGGCTGTTTCTCAGCTCTTGAACGTGGGTTCGCAGCAGACGGGGCCCGCCTAA
- a CDS encoding cupin domain-containing protein, producing MSTRVARALNYKGRKIMLTRRGFAGLASCAICGITDFIATEAFAQGAQPPAAGGVTRKILSQIDGPAPGYTTIIMDVTIEPGVSIPRHTHPGIESSYCMEGGGGELPVEGQPMRIIKAGEAFQIPPETPHAGGKAADTKTRLLINYIVEKDKPISKPA from the coding sequence TTGAGCACCCGCGTAGCGCGGGCGCTAAATTATAAAGGGAGGAAAATCATGTTAACACGTCGAGGTTTCGCCGGTTTGGCGTCGTGTGCAATTTGTGGAATTACCGATTTCATCGCAACGGAGGCTTTCGCGCAGGGCGCACAGCCACCTGCCGCCGGCGGGGTGACCCGGAAAATCCTGTCGCAGATTGACGGCCCCGCGCCGGGGTACACAACGATCATCATGGACGTCACGATCGAGCCGGGCGTTTCGATCCCGCGTCACACGCATCCCGGAATCGAGTCGAGCTACTGCATGGAGGGCGGAGGCGGCGAACTCCCGGTCGAGGGACAGCCGATGCGCATCATCAAGGCGGGCGAAGCATTCCAGATCCCGCCGGAGACGCCGCATGCTGGTGGCAAGGCAGCGGACACCAAGACGAGACTCCTGATCAATTACATCGTCGAGAAGGACAAGCCGATATCGAAGCCTGCCTGA